One window of the Syngnathus typhle isolate RoL2023-S1 ecotype Sweden unplaced genomic scaffold, RoL_Styp_1.0 HiC_scaffold_40, whole genome shotgun sequence genome contains the following:
- the LOC133147290 gene encoding uncharacterized protein LOC133147290 isoform X1: MPLGFQQGEPVHQSIVSCAWRGQPSFISLLESGMDAELDFYTRKMLIQVRYCQQQKYVKLDEVDGCFDFVQFHDKVIERFCLPPDAKLVYKDATGTEVDEDIFSDLVSQGNVTLSVFSNDEFSDCSLSSPSDYSDSSFSSCASTSTILLDEVPRKKPRLEGPLTAASARKLIEDVLGTSSGGEEVLQEYHTTKTLTDATRRKLVNIIVAHMIDKHGQLPSKAVREEYALGIVTVFPSLKDPYSKKGYEHFYDAASSTGYISWRLKTIQRKIRRGHASTSSPTGFSPGGGGPNVRRSIVVDQQLDGDAYQEAISLLNHTTDSSVIFLKMRETFQNRQKLIHDSDKTRYLLHLPKIPGYKGIDESRLHTPV; the protein is encoded by the exons atgcccctgggctttcagcagggtgaacccgtgcatcaatcaatagtctcctgtgcgtggcgtggtcaaccgtcgtttatttcgctgctggaatcaggaatggatgcggagttggacttttacacgag aaaaatgttgatccaggttcggtattgccaacagcagaagtatgtgaagttggatgaggttgatggatgttttgattttgtgcagttccatgacaaag tcatcgagagattttgcctgccacctgacgcaaaattagtgtacaaagatgcaacagggacagaagttgatgaggacattttcagtgaccttgtcagccaaggcaatgtgactctatcagttttctcaaatgacg aattttccgattgctccttgtcctctccatccgattattctgattcaagcttcagttcatgtgcaagtacatcaactatactcctagatgaggttcctaggaagaaaccaagacttgagggcccacttactgcagcatctgctagaaag ttgattgaagatgtccttggtaccagctcaggtggtgaagaggtcctccaagagtatcacacaacaaaaactctaacagatgctaccagaagaaagttggtcaatataatagtggcacacatgattgataaacacgg gcaactccccagcaaagctgttcgagaagagtacgctcttgggatagtgacagtgttcccgtccctcaaagacccatactccaagaaaggctat gaacatttctatgatgctgcaagcagcaccggatacatttcttggcgtctgaaaacgattcagagaaagattcgaagaggacatgcatctacaagtagccccactggcttttccccaggaggag gaggcccaaatgtgcgcaggtccattgttgttgaccagcagcttgatggggatgcataccaggaagccatctccttgctcaaccatacaacagacagttccgtaatttttctgaagatgagagagacctttcagaatcgccaaaaactcatccacgactcagacaaaacaagatatcttctccatcttcccaagattcctggatacaaagggattg atgaatcaagacttcacactcctgtttga
- the LOC133147290 gene encoding uncharacterized protein LOC133147290 isoform X2: protein MPLGFQQGEPVHQSIVSCAWRGQPSFISLLESGMDAELDFYTRKMLIQVRYCQQQKYVKLDEVDGCFDFVQFHDKEFSDCSLSSPSDYSDSSFSSCASTSTILLDEVPRKKPRLEGPLTAASARKLIEDVLGTSSGGEEVLQEYHTTKTLTDATRRKLVNIIVAHMIDKHGQLPSKAVREEYALGIVTVFPSLKDPYSKKGYEHFYDAASSTGYISWRLKTIQRKIRRGHASTSSPTGFSPGGGGPNVRRSIVVDQQLDGDAYQEAISLLNHTTDSSVIFLKMRETFQNRQKLIHDSDKTRYLLHLPKIPGYKGIDESRLHTPV, encoded by the exons atgcccctgggctttcagcagggtgaacccgtgcatcaatcaatagtctcctgtgcgtggcgtggtcaaccgtcgtttatttcgctgctggaatcaggaatggatgcggagttggacttttacacgag aaaaatgttgatccaggttcggtattgccaacagcagaagtatgtgaagttggatgaggttgatggatgttttgattttgtgcagttccatgacaaag aattttccgattgctccttgtcctctccatccgattattctgattcaagcttcagttcatgtgcaagtacatcaactatactcctagatgaggttcctaggaagaaaccaagacttgagggcccacttactgcagcatctgctagaaag ttgattgaagatgtccttggtaccagctcaggtggtgaagaggtcctccaagagtatcacacaacaaaaactctaacagatgctaccagaagaaagttggtcaatataatagtggcacacatgattgataaacacgg gcaactccccagcaaagctgttcgagaagagtacgctcttgggatagtgacagtgttcccgtccctcaaagacccatactccaagaaaggctat gaacatttctatgatgctgcaagcagcaccggatacatttcttggcgtctgaaaacgattcagagaaagattcgaagaggacatgcatctacaagtagccccactggcttttccccaggaggag gaggcccaaatgtgcgcaggtccattgttgttgaccagcagcttgatggggatgcataccaggaagccatctccttgctcaaccatacaacagacagttccgtaatttttctgaagatgagagagacctttcagaatcgccaaaaactcatccacgactcagacaaaacaagatatcttctccatcttcccaagattcctggatacaaagggattg atgaatcaagacttcacactcctgtttga
- the LOC133147290 gene encoding uncharacterized protein LOC133147290 isoform X3, whose translation MRSWTFTRVIERFCLPPDAKLVYKDATGTEVDEDIFSDLVSQGNVTLSVFSNDEFSDCSLSSPSDYSDSSFSSCASTSTILLDEVPRKKPRLEGPLTAASARKLIEDVLGTSSGGEEVLQEYHTTKTLTDATRRKLVNIIVAHMIDKHGQLPSKAVREEYALGIVTVFPSLKDPYSKKGYEHFYDAASSTGYISWRLKTIQRKIRRGHASTSSPTGFSPGGGGPNVRRSIVVDQQLDGDAYQEAISLLNHTTDSSVIFLKMRETFQNRQKLIHDSDKTRYLLHLPKIPGYKGIDESRLHTPV comes from the exons atgcggagttggacttttacacgag tcatcgagagattttgcctgccacctgacgcaaaattagtgtacaaagatgcaacagggacagaagttgatgaggacattttcagtgaccttgtcagccaaggcaatgtgactctatcagttttctcaaatgacg aattttccgattgctccttgtcctctccatccgattattctgattcaagcttcagttcatgtgcaagtacatcaactatactcctagatgaggttcctaggaagaaaccaagacttgagggcccacttactgcagcatctgctagaaag ttgattgaagatgtccttggtaccagctcaggtggtgaagaggtcctccaagagtatcacacaacaaaaactctaacagatgctaccagaagaaagttggtcaatataatagtggcacacatgattgataaacacgg gcaactccccagcaaagctgttcgagaagagtacgctcttgggatagtgacagtgttcccgtccctcaaagacccatactccaagaaaggctat gaacatttctatgatgctgcaagcagcaccggatacatttcttggcgtctgaaaacgattcagagaaagattcgaagaggacatgcatctacaagtagccccactggcttttccccaggaggag gaggcccaaatgtgcgcaggtccattgttgttgaccagcagcttgatggggatgcataccaggaagccatctccttgctcaaccatacaacagacagttccgtaatttttctgaagatgagagagacctttcagaatcgccaaaaactcatccacgactcagacaaaacaagatatcttctccatcttcccaagattcctggatacaaagggattg atgaatcaagacttcacactcctgtttga